A single region of the Melopsittacus undulatus isolate bMelUnd1 chromosome 10, bMelUnd1.mat.Z, whole genome shotgun sequence genome encodes:
- the CLINT1 gene encoding clathrin interactor 1 isoform X2: MLNMWKVRELVDKATNVVMNYSEIESKVREATNDDPWGPSGQLMGEIAKATFMYEQFPELMNMLWTRMLKDNKKNWRRVYKSLLLLAYLIRNGSERVVTSAREHIYDLRSLENYHFVDENGKDQGINIRQKVKEMVEFAQDDDRLREERKKAKKNKDKYIGVSSDSVGGFRYSERYDPEPKSKWDEEWDKKPAFPFSDKLGELSDKIGSTIDDTIRKFQRKDREDSPERCSDSDEEKSRRGKSPKAEFKDEETVTTKHIHITQATETTIRHKRTANPSKTIDLGAAAHYTGDKASPEQNVDAHTSQPTAKASVPSGSKSSNDLLDLLFDGASQPVSAGTATSGNGDFGDWSAFNQASPCPSASSGELFSSTAQQPAIELFSSPQTASSQSPTASNSTDLFDLMGPPQTTMKPSQSINFCMMTSNAPLQSVHTMMPKPSTLYNASTEMVQKNASKTLPSTWSDPSVNISLDNLVPGMQPSKPQQPSLNTMMQQQNTQQPMNVMTQNFAAVNLSSPPSMTPVRPQTSPLMGGPIPVGMGMPSVMSGTMGMTSMGPTPMMNQGMMGMNMNMGVLATGMGLTGTIGMGIPNIAMTSLTPGTVQPKQDAFANFANFSK, from the exons caCCAATGTGGTTATGAATTATTCAGAAATAGAGTCTAAGGTTCGAGAAGCAACCAATGATGATCCATGGGGACCTTCAGGGCAACTCATGGGAGAGATTGCCAA GGCAACGTTTATGTATGAACAGTTTCCAGAACTTATGAACATGCTTTGGACTCGAATGCtgaaagacaataaaaagaacTGGAGGAGAGTTTATAAG tCTTTGCTGCTCCTAGCTTACCTCATAAGGAATGGATCAGAGCGTGTTGTTACAAGTGCCAGAGAACACATTTATGATTTGCGATCCCTGGAAAATTACCACTTTGTAG ATGAAAATGGCAAAGACCAGGGTATAAACATACGCCAGAAGGTAAAAGAAATGGTTGAATTTGCTCAAGATGATGATCGACTTcgggaagagagaaagaaagcaaagaagaacaAAGACAAATACATTGGGGTTTCTTCGGACAGTGTTGGAGGGTTCAGATACA GTGAAAGATATGATCCTGAGCCCAAGTCGAAATGGGATGAAGAATGGGATAAAAAACCAGCTTTTCCATTCAGTGATAAGTTAGGCGAGCTGAGCGACAAAATTGGAAGCACGATCGACGATACCATCCGCAAGTTCCAAAGAAAAGATAGAGAAGACTCTCCAGAAAGGTGCAG tgACAGTGATGAAGAAAAATCAAGACGAGGTAAATCTCCCAAAGCTGAGTTTAAAGATGAAGAGACTGTGACAACAAAACACATTCATATTACACAAGCTACAGAAACTACCATCAGACACAAACGCACAGCAAATCCTTCAAAAACCATTGActtgggagcagcagcacattaTACAGGAGATAAAGCAAGTCCAGAACAGAATGTTGATGCTCATACTTCACAGCCTACAGCAAAG gCTTCTGTACCCTCTGGCAGCAAGTCATCCAATGACCTGCTTGATCTGTTGTTTGATGGAGCTAGCCAGCCAGTTTCAGCAG GTACAGCAACGAGTGGAAATGGAGACTTTGGTGACTGGAGTGCCTTCAACCAAGCTTCTCCTTGTCCCAGTGCTTCATCTGGAGAGctcttcagcagcacagcacagcaaccAGCTATAGAGCTCTTCAGTAGCCCACAGACAGCTTCAAGCCAGTCTCCAACAGCTTCAAATTCTACTGATCTTTTTGATTTGATGGGCCCCCCTCAGACAACCATGAAGCCTTCTCAGAGTATTAATTTCTGTATGATGACCTCCAATGCT CCCCTGCAAAGCGTGCACACTATGATGCCGAAGCCTAGCACTCTTTATAATGCAAGCACAGAGATGGTCCAGAAGAATGCAAGCAAAACTCTACCCTCAACTTGGTCAGATCCCAGTGTAAATATCAGTTTGGACAATTTAGTACCTGGGATGCAGCCTTCCAAACCCCAGCAGCCGTCACTTAATACCATGATGCAGCAGCAAA ATACACAACAACCTATGAATGTCATGACTCAAAACTTTGCAGCCGTGAATCTCAGTTCTCCACCAAGCATGACGCCTGTTCGACCCCAGACAAGCCCATTGATGGGAGGGCCCATTCCCGTGGGGATGGGAATGCCCAGTGTGATGTCAGGTACGATGGGAATGACCTCCATGGGACCCACACCTATGATGAACCAGGGAATGATGGGAATGAACATGAACATGGGAGTGCTAGCTACAGGAATGGGTTTGACGGGCACAATAGGAATGGGAATACCCAATATTGCTATGACCTCTCTGACTCCTGGGACTGTACAACCCAAGCAAGATGCCTTTGCAAATTTTGCCAATTTTAGCAAATAA
- the CLINT1 gene encoding clathrin interactor 1 isoform X1: MLNMWKVRELVDKATNVVMNYSEIESKVREATNDDPWGPSGQLMGEIAKATFMYEQFPELMNMLWTRMLKDNKKNWRRVYKSLLLLAYLIRNGSERVVTSAREHIYDLRSLENYHFVDENGKDQGINIRQKVKEMVEFAQDDDRLREERKKAKKNKDKYIGVSSDSVGGFRYSERYDPEPKSKWDEEWDKKPAFPFSDKLGELSDKIGSTIDDTIRKFQRKDREDSPERCSDSDEEKSRRGKSPKAEFKDEETVTTKHIHITQATETTIRHKRTANPSKTIDLGAAAHYTGDKASPEQNVDAHTSQPTAKASVPSGSKSSNDLLDLLFDGASQPVSAGTATSGNGDFGDWSAFNQASPCPSASSGELFSSTAQQPAIELFSSPQTASSQSPTASNSTDLFDLMGPPQTTMKPSQSINFCMMTSNAVGISLPMSRSQPLQSVHTMMPKPSTLYNASTEMVQKNASKTLPSTWSDPSVNISLDNLVPGMQPSKPQQPSLNTMMQQQNTQQPMNVMTQNFAAVNLSSPPSMTPVRPQTSPLMGGPIPVGMGMPSVMSGTMGMTSMGPTPMMNQGMMGMNMNMGVLATGMGLTGTIGMGIPNIAMTSLTPGTVQPKQDAFANFANFSK, from the exons caCCAATGTGGTTATGAATTATTCAGAAATAGAGTCTAAGGTTCGAGAAGCAACCAATGATGATCCATGGGGACCTTCAGGGCAACTCATGGGAGAGATTGCCAA GGCAACGTTTATGTATGAACAGTTTCCAGAACTTATGAACATGCTTTGGACTCGAATGCtgaaagacaataaaaagaacTGGAGGAGAGTTTATAAG tCTTTGCTGCTCCTAGCTTACCTCATAAGGAATGGATCAGAGCGTGTTGTTACAAGTGCCAGAGAACACATTTATGATTTGCGATCCCTGGAAAATTACCACTTTGTAG ATGAAAATGGCAAAGACCAGGGTATAAACATACGCCAGAAGGTAAAAGAAATGGTTGAATTTGCTCAAGATGATGATCGACTTcgggaagagagaaagaaagcaaagaagaacaAAGACAAATACATTGGGGTTTCTTCGGACAGTGTTGGAGGGTTCAGATACA GTGAAAGATATGATCCTGAGCCCAAGTCGAAATGGGATGAAGAATGGGATAAAAAACCAGCTTTTCCATTCAGTGATAAGTTAGGCGAGCTGAGCGACAAAATTGGAAGCACGATCGACGATACCATCCGCAAGTTCCAAAGAAAAGATAGAGAAGACTCTCCAGAAAGGTGCAG tgACAGTGATGAAGAAAAATCAAGACGAGGTAAATCTCCCAAAGCTGAGTTTAAAGATGAAGAGACTGTGACAACAAAACACATTCATATTACACAAGCTACAGAAACTACCATCAGACACAAACGCACAGCAAATCCTTCAAAAACCATTGActtgggagcagcagcacattaTACAGGAGATAAAGCAAGTCCAGAACAGAATGTTGATGCTCATACTTCACAGCCTACAGCAAAG gCTTCTGTACCCTCTGGCAGCAAGTCATCCAATGACCTGCTTGATCTGTTGTTTGATGGAGCTAGCCAGCCAGTTTCAGCAG GTACAGCAACGAGTGGAAATGGAGACTTTGGTGACTGGAGTGCCTTCAACCAAGCTTCTCCTTGTCCCAGTGCTTCATCTGGAGAGctcttcagcagcacagcacagcaaccAGCTATAGAGCTCTTCAGTAGCCCACAGACAGCTTCAAGCCAGTCTCCAACAGCTTCAAATTCTACTGATCTTTTTGATTTGATGGGCCCCCCTCAGACAACCATGAAGCCTTCTCAGAGTATTAATTTCTGTATGATGACCTCCAATGCTGTAGGTATCAGTTTACCCATGTCAAGGTCACAG CCCCTGCAAAGCGTGCACACTATGATGCCGAAGCCTAGCACTCTTTATAATGCAAGCACAGAGATGGTCCAGAAGAATGCAAGCAAAACTCTACCCTCAACTTGGTCAGATCCCAGTGTAAATATCAGTTTGGACAATTTAGTACCTGGGATGCAGCCTTCCAAACCCCAGCAGCCGTCACTTAATACCATGATGCAGCAGCAAA ATACACAACAACCTATGAATGTCATGACTCAAAACTTTGCAGCCGTGAATCTCAGTTCTCCACCAAGCATGACGCCTGTTCGACCCCAGACAAGCCCATTGATGGGAGGGCCCATTCCCGTGGGGATGGGAATGCCCAGTGTGATGTCAGGTACGATGGGAATGACCTCCATGGGACCCACACCTATGATGAACCAGGGAATGATGGGAATGAACATGAACATGGGAGTGCTAGCTACAGGAATGGGTTTGACGGGCACAATAGGAATGGGAATACCCAATATTGCTATGACCTCTCTGACTCCTGGGACTGTACAACCCAAGCAAGATGCCTTTGCAAATTTTGCCAATTTTAGCAAATAA